The Salmo salar chromosome ssa06, Ssal_v3.1, whole genome shotgun sequence genome window below encodes:
- the LOC106607112 gene encoding hemoglobin subunit beta-1, giving the protein MVDWTDAEKSTISAVWGKVDINEVGPLALARVLIVYPWTQRYFGSFGDVSTPAAIMGNPKVAAHGKVVCGALDKAVKNMGNILATYKSLSETHANKLFVDPDNFRVLADVLTIVIAAKFGASFTPEIQATWQKFMKVVVAAMGSRYF; this is encoded by the exons ATGGTTGACTGGACAGACGCTGAGAAGAGCACCATCAGTGCTGTCTGGGGCAAAGTAGATATCAATGAGGTCGGACCACTGGCTCTGGCAAG AGTCCTGATCGTCTACCCCTGGACTCAGCGTTATTTCGGCTCTTTCGGAGATGTGTCCACTCCCGCAGCAATCATGGGCAACCCCAAAGTTGCTGCTCACGGCAAGGTCGTGTGTGGAGCTCTGGACAAAGCTGTGAAGAACATGGGCAACATCTTGGCCACATACAAGTCACTGAGCGAGACCCACGCCAACAAACTCTTCGTCGACCCTGACAATTTCAGG GTGTTGGCTGACGTCCTCACAATTGTCATTGCCGCCAAGTTCGGAGCCTCTTTCACTCCTGAAATCCAAGCAACCTGGCAGAAGTTCATGAAAGTGGTTGTCGCAGCTATGGGCAGTCGGTACTTCTAA